From Streptomyces durmitorensis, a single genomic window includes:
- a CDS encoding PH domain-containing protein, with the protein MTGEEHAPGADDVRERRLHPITPLRRAWAPVAVVVGFAVHDPSGTQRRASELPVTQLLAGIAVVLLGGALYGFMSWWFTHFAVTDTELRIRTGLVFRRTAHIRLDRLQAVDVTQPLAARIVGVAKLKLDVVGTEKKDELAYLGQEDASVLRAELLARAAGFAPETAREVGEAPVNNLVHVQPRMLAISLLLTGTTWGMLVATLIVPPFLWFATHNLWTVLATGLPMLGGAFASSVGRFIGEYDWKVGESPDGLRIDHGLLDKAHETVPPGRVQTVRVVEPWLWRRHGWVRVELDVAGSSNGVLVPVAPREVAESVIARILPGVRVPAAAELIRPPARAAWCLPVWWKGYGLTVTDTVFAARHGLLRRRLSLVPHAKVQSVRLTQGPWERFKGVADVQVDTGANKTVTARLRPADEAATLLSAQAERSRTGRRAARPDRWMA; encoded by the coding sequence GTGACGGGGGAAGAACACGCCCCGGGCGCCGATGACGTACGAGAGCGGCGTCTGCACCCCATCACGCCCCTGCGCCGCGCCTGGGCCCCGGTCGCGGTCGTCGTGGGCTTCGCCGTGCACGACCCGAGCGGCACGCAGCGGCGGGCCTCCGAGCTCCCCGTGACCCAACTCCTCGCCGGGATCGCCGTCGTCCTCCTGGGCGGCGCCCTCTACGGCTTCATGAGCTGGTGGTTCACGCACTTCGCCGTCACCGACACCGAACTGCGCATCCGCACCGGCCTGGTCTTCCGGCGCACCGCGCACATCAGGCTCGACCGGCTCCAGGCCGTGGACGTGACGCAGCCGCTCGCGGCCCGCATCGTGGGCGTCGCCAAGCTCAAGCTGGATGTCGTGGGCACGGAGAAGAAGGACGAACTGGCCTATCTGGGCCAGGAGGACGCTTCCGTCCTGCGGGCCGAACTCCTCGCGCGGGCGGCCGGTTTCGCGCCCGAGACGGCCCGTGAGGTCGGCGAGGCGCCCGTCAACAACCTGGTGCACGTACAGCCGCGCATGCTCGCGATCTCCCTGCTCCTGACCGGCACGACGTGGGGCATGCTCGTCGCCACGCTCATCGTGCCGCCCTTCCTGTGGTTCGCCACGCACAATCTGTGGACGGTGCTCGCGACCGGACTTCCCATGCTGGGCGGCGCGTTCGCCAGCAGTGTGGGGCGCTTCATCGGGGAGTACGACTGGAAGGTGGGCGAGTCCCCCGACGGCCTGCGCATCGACCACGGGCTGCTCGACAAGGCGCACGAGACGGTGCCTCCGGGGCGGGTGCAGACGGTGCGCGTCGTGGAGCCGTGGCTGTGGCGGCGCCACGGCTGGGTGCGGGTGGAGCTGGACGTGGCGGGCTCGTCGAACGGCGTCCTGGTCCCGGTCGCGCCGCGCGAGGTCGCCGAGTCCGTGATCGCGCGGATCCTGCCGGGCGTGCGGGTGCCGGCCGCGGCCGAGCTGATCCGCCCTCCCGCGCGGGCGGCGTGGTGCCTTCCGGTGTGGTGGAAGGGGTACGGCCTGACGGTGACGGACACGGTGTTCGCCGCGCGGCACGGTCTGCTGCGCCGCCGCCTGTCCCTGGTGCCGCACGCGAAGGTGCAGAGCGTACGGCTCACGCAGGGGCCCTGGGAGCGGTTCAAGGGCGTGGCGGACGTGCAGGTGGACACGGGGGCGAACAAGACGGTGACGGCGCGGCTGCGTCCCGCCGACGAGGCGGCCACGCTGCTGTCCGCGCAGGCCGAGAGGTCTCGTACGGGGCGCAGGGCTGCGCGGCCCGACCGGTGGATGGCGTGA
- a CDS encoding ABC transporter substrate-binding protein — translation MNSTTRRARRMAGAAVAVVALTAGLTACGGDSLEKDGKGEGDKAGGKGKIVVGSARFTEQKVLAELYVGVLEDAGYDAEVKTVQNREVYEPELKKGAIDVAPEYAATLAEFLNLGKNGPKAKPVASNDVDATVTALKKLAEPRGLKVLPVGDAVDQNAFAVSKEYAKEHKLKTLSDLGKSGEKVKIAASDECESRPFCAPGLKKTYGIDVAGIDPKGVGTTQSKQAVKNGTDQVVLTTTTDATLDSFGLVALEDDKKLQNADNILPVVNAKDAGDKEIADALGKLTKALTTEDLAELDRKVDVERQKEADVAREYLESKGLIKK, via the coding sequence ATGAACAGCACAACGCGTCGCGCGCGACGGATGGCAGGGGCGGCCGTGGCCGTCGTGGCGCTGACCGCGGGGCTCACCGCGTGCGGCGGGGACAGCCTGGAGAAGGACGGCAAGGGCGAAGGGGACAAGGCGGGCGGCAAGGGCAAGATCGTCGTCGGCTCGGCCCGCTTCACCGAGCAGAAGGTGCTCGCCGAGCTCTACGTCGGAGTCCTTGAGGACGCCGGGTACGACGCCGAGGTCAAGACCGTCCAGAACCGCGAGGTCTACGAACCCGAGCTGAAGAAGGGCGCGATCGATGTCGCTCCCGAATACGCGGCGACGCTCGCGGAGTTCCTCAACCTCGGCAAGAACGGCCCGAAGGCGAAGCCGGTCGCGTCGAATGACGTGGACGCCACGGTCACCGCGCTGAAGAAGCTCGCCGAACCGCGCGGCCTGAAGGTGCTTCCGGTCGGCGATGCGGTCGACCAGAACGCGTTCGCGGTGAGCAAGGAATACGCGAAGGAGCACAAGCTCAAGACGCTTTCGGATCTCGGTAAGTCCGGCGAGAAGGTCAAGATCGCCGCGAGTGACGAATGCGAGTCGCGGCCGTTCTGCGCTCCGGGCCTGAAGAAGACGTACGGCATCGATGTCGCGGGAATCGACCCCAAGGGCGTCGGCACCACGCAGTCCAAGCAGGCCGTCAAGAACGGCACGGACCAGGTGGTGCTGACCACGACCACCGACGCGACGCTCGACAGCTTCGGTCTTGTCGCCCTTGAGGACGACAAGAAGCTCCAGAATGCGGACAACATCCTTCCGGTTGTGAACGCCAAGGATGCGGGCGACAAGGAGATAGCCGACGCCCTTGGGAAGCTGACCAAGGCGCTGACGACGGAAGATCTCGCGGAACTCGACCGGAAGGTCGATGTGGAGCGGCAGAAGGAAGCCGATGTCGCCAGGGAGTATCTGGAGTCGAAGGGATTGATCAAGAAGTAG
- a CDS encoding ABC transporter permease, with protein MNAITGAYDWLTTGANWQGEKGVWHRLAEHLYFSGVCLAVACLIALPIALYLGHIGKGGALAVNISNVGRAVPTLAVLVLLTLTPLGEHGDVPTLIALVLFAVPPLLTNAYIGMREVDRAVVEAARGMGMSGRQLFARVELPLAYPLIMTGVRSAGVQVVATATLAAMAGEGGLGRIITAGFNLQNTPQVVAGALLVALLALFVEVVLVVVGKVFNPMRGRSGVAR; from the coding sequence ATGAACGCGATAACCGGCGCGTACGACTGGCTGACCACGGGTGCCAACTGGCAGGGCGAGAAGGGGGTGTGGCACCGGCTCGCCGAGCACCTCTACTTCAGTGGTGTGTGCCTCGCCGTCGCGTGCCTGATCGCGCTGCCGATCGCCCTGTACCTCGGCCACATCGGCAAGGGCGGCGCCCTCGCCGTGAACATCTCGAACGTCGGCCGTGCCGTGCCGACCCTCGCGGTGCTCGTGCTGCTCACGCTCACCCCGCTCGGCGAGCACGGGGACGTGCCGACGCTGATCGCGCTCGTGCTGTTCGCGGTGCCGCCGCTGCTCACCAACGCGTACATCGGGATGCGCGAGGTCGACCGGGCGGTGGTGGAGGCCGCGCGGGGTATGGGAATGAGCGGCCGCCAGCTGTTCGCGCGGGTCGAGCTTCCCCTCGCGTACCCGCTGATCATGACCGGCGTGCGGTCCGCGGGCGTCCAGGTCGTCGCCACGGCGACGCTGGCCGCGATGGCGGGCGAAGGAGGCCTCGGCCGGATCATCACGGCCGGGTTCAACCTGCAGAACACGCCCCAGGTGGTGGCGGGGGCGCTCCTCGTGGCGCTGCTTGCGCTCTTCGTGGAGGTGGTGCTCGTCGTGGTGGGGAAGGTCTTCAACCCCATGCGAGGGCGTTCGGGGGTCGCGCGGTGA